In Acaryochloris marina S15, a single genomic region encodes these proteins:
- a CDS encoding acyl-CoA desaturase, translating into MTIATTPPSQLKRDWTFIVVLVAIHVGALFAFVPSNFSWSVVGFAVFFHWVTGGLGITLGWHRMLTHRSFKTPKWLEYFLVFCGSLACEGGVIWWVGLHRNHHMNSDTELDQHNSRNGFWWSHMGWMIHEIPAEAEIEKLTKDINTDPFYRFLDDYFFPMQIVFGVLLYFVGGWPLVVWGIFVRLVLVYHCTWFVNSATHKFGYKTYESDDQSTNCWWVALLTYGEGWHNNHHAFPQSARHGLQWWEIDTTWMMVSLLKTLGLADKVRLPSSQQIAANDGA; encoded by the coding sequence ATGACTATCGCAACAACACCGCCATCACAGCTTAAGCGTGATTGGACCTTTATTGTGGTCCTCGTCGCTATTCATGTAGGAGCACTGTTTGCCTTCGTACCCAGCAACTTCAGCTGGTCAGTCGTGGGATTTGCCGTATTTTTTCACTGGGTCACGGGTGGACTCGGTATCACCCTGGGTTGGCATCGAATGCTCACCCACCGCAGTTTTAAAACCCCGAAATGGTTGGAGTATTTTCTCGTCTTTTGTGGGTCCTTGGCCTGTGAAGGAGGCGTGATCTGGTGGGTTGGACTCCATCGTAATCACCATATGAACTCTGATACGGAGCTGGACCAGCACAACTCCCGTAATGGTTTCTGGTGGAGCCATATGGGCTGGATGATTCATGAAATCCCAGCAGAGGCAGAAATTGAAAAACTGACGAAAGACATCAATACTGATCCCTTTTATCGGTTTTTAGATGACTATTTCTTCCCGATGCAAATCGTCTTTGGAGTATTGCTGTACTTCGTTGGCGGTTGGCCTTTAGTGGTCTGGGGTATTTTCGTCCGCTTGGTATTGGTCTATCACTGCACTTGGTTTGTGAATAGCGCCACCCATAAGTTTGGCTATAAAACCTATGAGTCTGATGATCAATCTACCAACTGCTGGTGGGTTGCCCTCCTGACCTATGGTGAAGGCTGGCACAATAATCACCATGCCTTTCCTCAATCTGCTCGCCATGGCTTGCAATGGTGGGAAATTGACACCACTTGGATGATGGTCAGTCTGC